The Spirosoma radiotolerans genome has a window encoding:
- the gldD gene encoding gliding motility lipoprotein GldD produces the protein MIKYSVFLLTGLLLAACGSDSSDNYIPKPKGYPRFDLPTPRYKLLEPTHPYQFEYNSIARILPDTFARSEPDWIFINYPLFKASVQLTYKPVLNDVNRLRAMLDDSYKLAARHKIKAAVFEERRVQLKSGLEASVIDLGGEVPSQVQFITTDSTTHFLRGALYFNTATENDSLQPAIQYIRNDIMHMLNTLKWRK, from the coding sequence GTGATAAAGTATTCCGTATTTCTTCTGACAGGACTGCTATTAGCCGCCTGTGGCAGCGACTCGTCTGATAATTACATCCCGAAACCAAAAGGGTATCCTCGTTTCGACTTGCCCACGCCCCGGTATAAACTACTCGAACCAACGCACCCCTATCAATTTGAATACAACTCCATTGCCCGTATTCTGCCGGATACTTTCGCCCGCTCGGAGCCGGACTGGATTTTCATCAATTACCCACTCTTCAAGGCAAGTGTTCAGCTGACGTATAAGCCTGTTTTAAACGACGTAAACCGGCTACGGGCCATGCTCGACGATTCCTATAAACTAGCCGCCCGGCACAAAATCAAGGCTGCGGTTTTCGAGGAACGACGGGTTCAGTTGAAGTCAGGGCTGGAAGCCAGCGTAATTGATTTAGGTGGTGAAGTGCCCAGCCAGGTGCAGTTTATCACGACCGATTCAACCACCCATTTCCTGCGGGGAGCGCTGTATTTTAACACCGCTACCGAAAACGATTCGCTGCAACCCGCCATTCAGTATATTCGCAACGATATTATGCACATGCTGAACACCTTAAAGTGGCGCAAATAG
- a CDS encoding TIGR00266 family protein — MYAHEIDYKIIGEDIQIVEIELDPNETVIAEAGSMLFMEDGISFETKMGDGSQPDQGFLGKLLQAGSRMVMGESLFMTHFTNRGVGKKKVAFSAPYPGTIMPVNMANVYGNTLIVQKDAFLCAALGTKLSIQFNQKLGAGFFGGEGFILEKVQGDGMVFIHAGGVVVERTLNNETLRVDTGCVVGFEPSISFDIQRAGGLRSMVFGGEGLFLATLRGTGKVWIQSMPISKLVQRLSPGGGQATKEGGSVLGQLGNLFEG; from the coding sequence ATGTACGCTCACGAAATCGACTACAAGATTATTGGTGAAGACATTCAGATTGTTGAAATAGAACTGGACCCAAACGAAACCGTTATTGCCGAAGCGGGCTCGATGCTGTTTATGGAAGATGGCATCTCGTTTGAAACAAAAATGGGCGATGGCTCCCAACCCGATCAGGGGTTTTTGGGTAAGCTGTTGCAGGCAGGTTCGCGGATGGTGATGGGTGAGTCGCTGTTCATGACGCATTTTACAAACCGGGGCGTGGGCAAAAAAAAGGTGGCGTTTTCGGCTCCCTATCCGGGTACAATCATGCCGGTCAATATGGCTAATGTGTATGGAAACACACTCATCGTTCAGAAAGACGCTTTTTTGTGCGCAGCCCTGGGCACAAAGCTAAGCATTCAGTTCAACCAAAAATTAGGCGCCGGTTTCTTCGGTGGTGAAGGCTTTATTCTTGAAAAAGTGCAGGGCGACGGAATGGTGTTTATTCATGCCGGTGGCGTCGTTGTCGAGCGTACGCTCAATAACGAAACGCTGCGTGTCGATACCGGTTGCGTCGTTGGTTTCGAGCCGAGTATCAGCTTCGACATTCAGCGAGCCGGTGGCCTGCGGAGTATGGTGTTCGGTGGTGAAGGACTGTTTCTGGCCACATTGCGGGGCACAGGTAAAGTCTGGATTCAGTCGATGCCAATCTCTAAATTAGTGCAACGCCTATCGCCGGGCGGTGGACAAGCCACCAAAGAAGGTGGCTCGGTACTTGGCCAGTTGGGCAACTTGTTCGAAGGGTAA
- the gltX gene encoding glutamate--tRNA ligase: MSRPVRVRFAPSPTGPLHIGGVRTALYNYLFARKMGGKMLLRIEDTDQNRFVPGAEEYILEALRWVGIEIDEGQGTGGPHAPYRQSERREIYQKEAQRLVDEGKAYYAFDTAEELDAMRKRLEEANAPAAQYNAITRMQMRNSLTMKPEEVKAHMEAGDPFVIRLKTPRKEEVRLNDLIRGWVNVHSSAIDDKVLLKSDGLPTYHLANIVDDHLMEITHVIRGEEWLPSAPLHVLLYRYLGWEDTMPQFAHLPLLLKPEGNGKLSKRDADLGGFPIFPLQWTDPVSGVTARGFREDGYLPEATINFLALLGWNPGTEQELFTMDELIASFDLTQVHKAGARFDIQKAQWFNHQYIRLQPDAALAPAVQQQAEAAGLPCSLEKAEKIAALLKGRVNFAHELFTEAGTIFNAPTSYDETIVAAKWNEDAKRAVAVFRDALQAFDGAFVAEEIKHALGDAMQQAGIKQGKIMQAMRVALTGSGAGPDLMLTMEIIGKAETIDRLEKALNTLK; the protein is encoded by the coding sequence ATGTCAAGACCCGTTCGCGTTCGTTTCGCGCCCAGCCCAACCGGCCCGCTGCACATTGGCGGAGTGCGTACTGCGCTTTATAATTACCTGTTTGCCCGTAAAATGGGTGGAAAAATGCTCCTGCGTATTGAAGATACGGATCAAAACCGCTTCGTACCGGGTGCCGAAGAGTATATTCTGGAAGCCCTGCGCTGGGTCGGCATCGAGATCGACGAAGGCCAAGGAACGGGGGGGCCACATGCTCCCTACCGCCAATCGGAACGCCGGGAAATATACCAGAAAGAAGCCCAGCGTTTAGTGGATGAGGGCAAAGCCTATTATGCCTTCGATACGGCCGAAGAGCTGGACGCTATGCGGAAACGGCTCGAAGAAGCCAACGCACCGGCGGCTCAATACAACGCCATCACACGGATGCAAATGCGCAATTCCCTGACCATGAAGCCTGAGGAAGTCAAAGCGCACATGGAGGCAGGCGACCCGTTTGTGATCCGGCTAAAAACGCCCCGCAAAGAGGAGGTACGGCTAAACGACCTGATCCGGGGGTGGGTGAACGTACATTCGTCAGCTATTGACGACAAAGTGTTGTTGAAGTCAGACGGTTTGCCGACCTATCACCTGGCCAACATTGTGGATGACCATTTGATGGAAATCACACACGTCATTCGGGGCGAAGAGTGGCTTCCGTCTGCGCCGTTGCACGTACTACTGTATCGGTATCTGGGTTGGGAAGACACCATGCCGCAATTTGCTCACCTGCCGCTGCTGCTCAAACCCGAAGGCAATGGCAAACTCAGCAAACGCGATGCGGATCTGGGTGGTTTCCCAATTTTCCCCCTCCAATGGACTGATCCCGTTTCGGGAGTTACAGCACGTGGCTTCCGCGAGGATGGCTACCTGCCCGAAGCCACCATCAACTTTCTGGCATTGCTGGGCTGGAATCCCGGCACCGAACAGGAACTCTTCACGATGGATGAACTGATTGCCAGCTTCGACCTCACGCAGGTGCATAAAGCGGGCGCGCGTTTCGATATTCAGAAGGCGCAGTGGTTCAACCATCAGTACATTCGCCTGCAACCCGATGCAGCCCTCGCTCCTGCGGTTCAGCAACAGGCAGAAGCCGCGGGGCTGCCCTGCTCGCTGGAGAAAGCGGAGAAAATTGCGGCCTTGCTCAAAGGGCGTGTCAATTTCGCCCACGAACTATTTACCGAAGCGGGTACTATTTTCAACGCCCCAACGAGCTATGACGAAACCATTGTAGCCGCCAAGTGGAATGAGGATGCGAAGCGAGCCGTCGCTGTTTTTCGCGATGCCTTACAAGCCTTCGACGGCGCATTTGTGGCCGAAGAGATTAAACACGCGCTCGGTGATGCCATGCAGCAGGCAGGTATCAAACAGGGCAAAATCATGCAAGCCATGCGGGTAGCCTTGACGGGTTCGGGTGCCGGCCCTGACCTCATGCTGACCATGGAAATCATTGGCAAGGCAGAAACAATTGACCGTTTGGAAAAGGCGTTGAATACGTTGAAATAG
- a CDS encoding Rid family detoxifying hydrolase encodes MSKQIVYTDQAPAPIGPYSQAVKMNGTLFVSGQVAIELAPNGDIQAETQKVMENIGAILKAAGMDYTNVVKSSIFVKDMNNFAAINEVYGRFFTVDPPARETVEVARLPKDVNVEISVIAIQ; translated from the coding sequence ATGAGCAAACAAATTGTTTATACCGACCAGGCGCCGGCTCCGATTGGACCTTATAGCCAGGCAGTTAAAATGAACGGAACCCTCTTCGTTTCAGGTCAGGTAGCCATCGAGTTAGCGCCCAACGGCGATATTCAGGCCGAGACGCAAAAGGTAATGGAAAACATTGGTGCCATTCTGAAAGCAGCCGGTATGGATTACACCAACGTGGTGAAGAGCAGTATTTTCGTCAAAGACATGAACAACTTTGCCGCCATCAACGAAGTCTACGGCCGGTTCTTCACCGTCGACCCACCCGCTCGTGAAACCGTCGAGGTAGCCCGTCTGCCGAAAGATGTTAATGTTGAAATTTCAGTAATAGCCATTCAATGA
- a CDS encoding App1 family protein, producing the protein MSSLNEFLTNASADAETQFDRLKSHLFGRLDASKPYRIIYYRGFGSPTAVWLSGRVLRQRDLSTPSDRDTFWQNLLATYQRFGSREVPGVTVRIEAFGQTHTAVTDKDGFFEATINPPNDLPPGRAWFPVRYSLDSVEQPATELNEGKGNQSVEKVGYVMISPPYSQFGVISDIDDTVLVTDATNLLQTAKLTFLGNAYTRLPFAGIAAFYRALQSGPLTTLFNPIYFVSSSPWNLYDLLVDFFRIQGIPKGPILLRDLDLSAKLFSSGGHHTHKLAMIRKVLDVNPKLPFVLIGDSGQQDPEIYAQVVRENPDRILAVYIRDVSTEQRDEAVRELIQTTEAHNVPMLLVPDTVAAAEHAASLGLIDPDTIPEIRADRRADEES; encoded by the coding sequence ATGTCTTCCCTGAATGAGTTTTTGACGAACGCATCAGCTGATGCTGAAACCCAGTTTGACCGGCTCAAAAGTCACCTTTTTGGCCGGCTAGATGCCAGCAAGCCCTATCGAATTATTTATTACCGGGGCTTTGGCAGCCCAACGGCGGTTTGGCTATCGGGCCGTGTATTGCGTCAAAGAGATTTAAGTACGCCTAGTGACCGGGACACTTTTTGGCAAAATCTGCTGGCGACGTATCAGCGGTTTGGTAGTCGCGAAGTGCCCGGCGTAACCGTGCGTATTGAGGCTTTTGGCCAAACGCACACCGCTGTAACGGATAAGGATGGCTTTTTCGAGGCAACGATCAATCCGCCCAACGATTTGCCGCCGGGGCGGGCGTGGTTTCCGGTGCGTTATTCGCTGGATAGCGTTGAACAACCCGCCACGGAACTGAATGAAGGAAAGGGCAACCAGTCTGTTGAGAAGGTGGGTTATGTGATGATTTCGCCCCCTTACAGCCAGTTTGGGGTTATCTCGGATATTGATGATACGGTCCTGGTGACGGATGCCACGAATCTGCTCCAGACGGCCAAACTCACATTTCTGGGGAATGCTTACACCCGGCTGCCGTTTGCGGGAATAGCCGCTTTTTATCGGGCGTTGCAGAGCGGGCCACTCACGACGCTTTTCAATCCCATTTATTTTGTGTCGAGCAGCCCCTGGAATCTGTATGATTTACTGGTCGATTTCTTCCGAATACAGGGCATTCCGAAAGGGCCCATTTTGCTCCGTGATCTTGATTTGAGTGCGAAATTGTTCTCGTCGGGTGGGCATCATACCCATAAGCTGGCCATGATTCGTAAAGTGCTGGATGTGAATCCCAAACTGCCGTTTGTGTTGATCGGCGACAGTGGGCAGCAGGACCCCGAAATATACGCGCAGGTGGTTCGCGAAAATCCGGACCGAATTCTGGCCGTGTATATTCGCGATGTATCGACGGAGCAGCGCGACGAAGCGGTTCGTGAACTTATCCAGACGACGGAAGCACATAACGTACCGATGCTGCTCGTGCCCGACACCGTGGCAGCGGCCGAACATGCGGCCTCGCTTGGCCTAATTGACCCCGACACGATTCCCGAAATTCGCGCAGATCGGCGTGCCGACGAAGAAAGCTGA
- a CDS encoding RNA polymerase sigma factor, giving the protein MSNTPNIPALTDLLAGCLRNQRKSQELLYRQFYGYAMSICLRYAPTREGALEVLNDGFLKVFTRLDQYDSAQPFKGWLRRILINAAIDHYRQEVRHHHHEDVEQLEQTVASESADAFSQLAHEDLMGLIQRLSPAYRLVFNLYVMDGFTHEEIAGQLGISVGASKSNLARARENLRLLVKRLNNDEYVRANR; this is encoded by the coding sequence TTGTCCAACACGCCTAACATACCCGCTTTAACCGACCTACTGGCTGGCTGTCTGCGCAACCAGCGGAAAAGTCAGGAGTTGCTTTACCGGCAGTTCTACGGGTACGCCATGAGCATTTGTTTGCGGTATGCTCCCACTCGTGAGGGAGCACTTGAAGTACTGAATGATGGTTTTCTGAAGGTATTTACGCGGTTGGACCAGTACGATTCTGCACAGCCATTTAAGGGCTGGCTACGGCGCATTTTAATCAATGCGGCCATCGATCACTACCGACAGGAGGTGCGTCATCATCATCATGAGGATGTTGAGCAGCTTGAACAGACCGTTGCTTCAGAGTCGGCCGATGCCTTTAGTCAATTGGCACACGAAGATTTGATGGGTCTGATTCAGCGGCTGTCGCCCGCTTATCGACTAGTATTTAATTTGTATGTTATGGATGGATTCACGCACGAGGAAATTGCCGGTCAACTCGGCATTTCAGTTGGCGCGTCGAAGTCGAACCTGGCCCGGGCACGGGAGAATCTACGCTTGTTAGTAAAGCGCTTAAACAACGATGAGTATGTCAGAGCTAACCGATGA
- a CDS encoding porin family protein, whose amino-acid sequence MSELTDDQLDGLFRKSAEEFDPPFDPAAWQDMKTRLDTHDRPTPGGGTPLWKTLLRWGLPICLLLLTVGGLYLYRRNAGNRDNLPGKVSTASPTHTSAQPGVAGTATLRPRAAKPQLNNAGSAPTTSTESSAQSVDLTKQSTELTESVGEQPAIASTPTKSANRPDELVTQADETHRPTAIDETKENAGAYRGKTSPSKTKPVPADLAPTVLTKRAATRTNDTKGVRQRTDKTVAERTPARKQARAKWLPNRPSFLAANDAAASLPTFTKRLRKQTAGKAQLTATNTSETFIQPIISQAEPAGLPDVREMTIRPANWPKPLVFTKRPVDLPPTIEAPDEPAMVVPKLPVERGLSVRLAVAPDLSSIGLKNFARPGTNVGVLLEYRLARHWSVQTGIIQSTKIYKASGSEYELNDYYKKGMYTVPQSVDGQCKMLDIPINVRYDFLLKPRSDGRSPSRWFISGGVTSYVIEQEDYVYNYTGYAHKPIPDWNGKSGNYGFSQLNLSVGYERAITKRLSWQIEPFMKMPLKKVGYLNINLISSGTFFSIRYKL is encoded by the coding sequence ATGTCAGAGCTAACCGATGACCAATTGGACGGGCTCTTCAGAAAGTCGGCTGAAGAGTTTGATCCTCCTTTCGATCCGGCGGCCTGGCAGGACATGAAAACCCGGCTGGACACGCATGATCGGCCAACACCCGGTGGCGGTACACCGCTTTGGAAAACTTTGCTTCGCTGGGGATTGCCCATTTGTTTGCTTTTGCTGACAGTGGGTGGCTTGTACCTGTATCGTCGTAACGCGGGCAACCGTGATAATTTACCCGGTAAAGTCAGTACGGCATCGCCAACTCATACCAGCGCTCAGCCTGGAGTAGCTGGAACCGCTACGCTACGGCCGCGTGCTGCCAAGCCTCAGCTAAATAATGCCGGCTCCGCACCAACTACAAGTACTGAATCGTCAGCCCAGTCGGTTGACCTGACTAAGCAATCGACTGAGCTGACGGAATCAGTAGGCGAACAGCCCGCTATAGCATCTACCCCGACCAAATCTGCCAACCGACCTGATGAATTGGTAACCCAGGCTGATGAAACGCACAGGCCAACAGCCATCGATGAAACGAAGGAGAATGCAGGTGCGTACAGGGGAAAAACAAGCCCGTCGAAAACGAAGCCTGTGCCAGCTGACCTTGCGCCAACCGTTCTGACAAAACGAGCCGCGACGAGGACAAATGACACAAAGGGCGTTAGACAACGAACGGACAAGACAGTAGCAGAGCGAACACCGGCCCGTAAGCAAGCGCGAGCAAAGTGGCTGCCAAACAGACCGTCTTTTCTGGCTGCGAACGATGCAGCGGCCTCTTTGCCAACGTTCACCAAACGGTTGCGTAAACAGACCGCTGGCAAAGCTCAATTGACCGCGACCAATACTTCTGAGACCTTTATCCAACCTATAATTAGCCAGGCGGAACCAGCCGGATTGCCAGACGTTCGCGAAATGACAATCCGGCCCGCCAATTGGCCAAAGCCGTTGGTATTTACGAAGCGCCCTGTTGACCTACCACCGACGATAGAAGCGCCCGATGAGCCTGCAATGGTTGTACCGAAACTGCCCGTAGAGCGTGGGTTAAGTGTTCGGCTGGCCGTTGCCCCCGATTTAAGTTCGATAGGATTGAAGAACTTTGCCCGACCAGGTACTAATGTGGGCGTACTGCTGGAATACCGACTGGCTCGGCACTGGAGTGTACAGACTGGCATTATCCAGAGCACGAAGATTTATAAGGCATCCGGATCGGAATACGAGCTGAATGATTATTACAAGAAAGGGATGTATACTGTTCCGCAGAGCGTGGATGGTCAGTGTAAGATGCTGGATATTCCAATCAATGTACGATATGACTTTTTGTTGAAGCCCCGGTCTGATGGGCGGTCACCTAGTCGTTGGTTCATCAGTGGCGGAGTAACGAGTTATGTTATCGAGCAGGAGGATTACGTCTATAATTACACTGGATACGCACACAAGCCTATTCCAGATTGGAATGGTAAAAGTGGCAACTACGGATTCAGTCAATTAAATCTGTCCGTTGGGTATGAGCGGGCTATTACCAAACGGTTGTCCTGGCAAATAGAGCCTTTTATGAAAATGCCACTTAAGAAAGTGGGTTATCTGAACATCAATCTCATCAGCAGCGGCACTTTTTTCTCAATCCGATATAAGTTGTAA
- a CDS encoding QcrA and Rieske domain-containing protein: MKSNPTTDQMKRGEFLRSLGMSSAALMAFYCMGTTLTSCSKSNDDPAPATPGTGTGTTTGTGLTGNADSAKGAINYTLDLTDTNYSKLKTAGQYAIVGSTLVAKVKGGNFIALSKVCTHEGTTVQYRSDSDDIYCSNHGSEFTTTGAVKVGPAAKALTQYKTALSTDGNSLTVTA, translated from the coding sequence ATGAAAAGCAATCCAACGACCGACCAAATGAAGCGTGGCGAATTTCTGCGTAGCCTGGGTATGAGCAGTGCCGCCCTGATGGCCTTTTACTGCATGGGAACCACACTTACGTCCTGCTCGAAAAGCAACGATGACCCAGCACCTGCTACGCCCGGTACGGGAACTGGAACAACAACAGGAACAGGCTTAACAGGGAATGCTGATTCGGCTAAGGGAGCGATCAACTATACCCTCGACCTGACCGATACGAACTATAGCAAACTGAAAACGGCGGGGCAATATGCCATTGTCGGCAGTACGCTGGTGGCTAAAGTAAAAGGAGGAAACTTCATTGCACTCTCGAAAGTCTGCACCCACGAGGGCACAACTGTACAGTATCGGTCTGACTCCGACGACATTTACTGTAGCAATCATGGCTCCGAATTTACAACAACCGGGGCCGTAAAAGTAGGTCCGGCTGCCAAAGCCCTGACGCAGTACAAAACTGCCTTGAGCACAGACGGGAATAGTTTGACGGTAACTGCCTAA
- a CDS encoding YceI family protein, with translation MNTLLKYSCWAAIGILCAFVSPMGKRKLMADKALSTVTYSAKHPLHKWDGVSHDVNCALIYNDETKLPETIAVSIKVASFDSDNNNRDSHAIEVLEGLKYPNVTFVSSDIKAGDNGTIMAKGTLTFHGIAKPATLQATRKDVGGKMTLTGEFPVNMSDHNVERPSLMGLKTEDAMQLRFNVVFAL, from the coding sequence ATGAACACGTTACTGAAGTATAGCTGCTGGGCAGCTATCGGGATCCTGTGCGCTTTTGTCAGCCCAATGGGCAAGCGAAAACTAATGGCCGATAAAGCGCTGTCGACCGTCACGTACTCCGCCAAACACCCGCTCCATAAGTGGGATGGGGTGAGTCATGATGTTAATTGTGCCCTAATTTACAACGACGAAACAAAGCTACCCGAAACGATAGCTGTATCCATCAAAGTAGCCTCGTTCGACAGTGACAATAACAACCGTGATTCGCACGCGATCGAGGTGCTCGAAGGGTTGAAATACCCCAATGTAACCTTCGTGAGTTCAGATATAAAAGCGGGTGATAACGGTACGATAATGGCCAAAGGGACGCTCACTTTTCATGGTATTGCCAAGCCTGCTACCTTGCAGGCGACACGCAAAGATGTGGGTGGAAAAATGACGCTGACCGGCGAATTTCCGGTAAACATGAGTGATCATAACGTTGAGCGCCCATCGCTTATGGGCCTGAAAACGGAGGATGCAATGCAACTTCGGTTCAACGTGGTCTTTGCTTTATGA
- a CDS encoding serine hydrolase, with amino-acid sequence MRNLFLLFFVSTAFTALAQKQISPKQIQEFDAYVEAARKQWDVPGLSIAVVKDNQVIFKKGYGVREFGKPERVDTQTLFACASTTKAMTVALMGMLVDEGKLAWNDPVSKYLPELQLYDPYVTRALTIRDLLIHDTGVGSTDFMTGAMSIPVNEMFRRMVMVKPSYPFRAGFVYQNTFYSAAGRIIERIVGKTWAETIKERIFTPLGMTRTAPKRGYITDANLTKPHYNINDTIKVIEYGADSEVGSAGAVWSSADDISKWIICMLDSSKYNGGRLLKPETWTEIFTPQTFFPEDEYPTMHLLKPNWRTYGLGWYQHDYRGKKVNFHTGSLAGLTAITGQLPEAKLGVYIFGNYDHAEVRHALMYKAFDWFALGGNRDWSVEFKTLYSKLREDGKKAQRSFDSKRVLNTSPSVPLVQYAGTYTSPLYGKAEVSVAGNQLSINVNDNSLNAVLPHWHYDTFYGPYQKAWYGKAMARFNLNTLGKVDNLVFDGMDFRKIN; translated from the coding sequence ATGCGAAATTTATTTCTACTGTTCTTTGTGAGTACGGCGTTTACTGCTTTGGCGCAAAAGCAGATCTCTCCCAAACAGATTCAGGAATTCGATGCCTATGTGGAAGCCGCCCGCAAACAATGGGACGTGCCGGGCCTCTCGATCGCTGTTGTTAAGGATAATCAGGTTATTTTTAAAAAAGGGTACGGCGTACGCGAATTTGGTAAACCCGAACGCGTTGATACACAGACTCTGTTTGCCTGTGCATCGACCACAAAAGCGATGACTGTGGCGCTGATGGGCATGCTCGTCGATGAAGGAAAACTTGCCTGGAACGATCCGGTTTCCAAGTACCTGCCCGAACTTCAGTTATATGATCCGTACGTAACCCGTGCGCTGACGATTCGTGATCTACTCATTCATGATACGGGTGTGGGTAGTACAGATTTTATGACCGGTGCCATGTCCATTCCCGTCAATGAAATGTTCCGGCGCATGGTCATGGTGAAGCCCAGTTACCCTTTCAGGGCCGGGTTCGTCTATCAGAATACGTTCTATTCAGCCGCGGGTCGGATTATTGAACGCATTGTGGGCAAAACATGGGCAGAAACGATAAAAGAGCGGATTTTTACCCCTTTAGGTATGACCCGGACTGCACCCAAACGGGGTTATATCACCGACGCCAATCTGACAAAGCCGCATTACAACATCAACGATACCATCAAGGTAATTGAGTACGGTGCCGACAGTGAGGTTGGTTCGGCGGGGGCGGTCTGGTCATCAGCCGACGACATCAGCAAATGGATTATTTGTATGCTCGATAGTAGTAAATACAACGGCGGTCGCTTGCTGAAACCCGAAACCTGGACTGAAATCTTTACTCCACAAACGTTTTTCCCGGAAGACGAATACCCAACCATGCACCTGCTGAAACCCAACTGGCGCACCTATGGTTTAGGCTGGTATCAGCATGACTACAGAGGGAAGAAAGTGAATTTCCATACGGGTAGTCTGGCGGGTTTGACGGCCATAACCGGGCAGTTACCCGAAGCGAAATTGGGCGTTTACATATTTGGCAATTACGACCATGCCGAAGTCCGTCATGCCTTGATGTACAAAGCTTTCGACTGGTTTGCGCTGGGCGGTAACCGCGACTGGAGTGTCGAGTTCAAAACGCTCTATTCCAAACTTCGGGAAGATGGGAAGAAAGCTCAGAGAAGTTTCGATAGTAAACGGGTCCTTAATACCTCGCCGTCAGTGCCTCTTGTCCAATATGCCGGAACCTACACCAGCCCGCTTTATGGTAAAGCGGAAGTTAGTGTTGCTGGCAATCAGTTGTCAATCAACGTGAACGACAATTCGCTGAATGCAGTCCTGCCGCACTGGCATTACGATACCTTTTATGGGCCTTATCAAAAAGCCTGGTACGGTAAGGCCATGGCCCGGTTTAACTTGAACACGCTGGGCAAAGTCGATAACCTGGTTTTTGATGGTATGGACTTCAGAAAAATCAACTAG
- a CDS encoding TCR/Tet family MFS transporter — protein MSTPPVSTRRGPALVFIFITLLIDVTGLGIIIPVFPKLIEQLIHGNISQAASWGGWLSFSYAAMQFLFSPILGGLSDRFGRRPVLLFSLFGFGLDYILQGFASTIEWLFVGRLLAGITGASFTTATAYIADISTPEKRAQNFGLIGAAFGVGFILGPAAGGFLGQYGPRVPFFVAAGLTMVNFLYGLFILPESLAPENRRPFDWRRANPIGSLMRLGKYPVILGLVASLVLVYIAGFAVQGTWTFYSMEKFKWDEKTVGLSLAAIGLSFAIVQGGLSRIIIPKLGQQRSVYVGLMFSAVGFLLFAIATQSWMMFAFMMVYAMGGIAGPSIQGIISNQVPANEQGELQGALTSLTSTTSIFGPLIMTNLFSFFTSPAAPVYLPGAPFYLASVLVIVSAILSRRGLNRSLAAS, from the coding sequence ATGTCCACTCCTCCCGTTTCCACCAGACGCGGCCCAGCCCTCGTTTTCATTTTCATTACCCTCCTCATTGACGTAACGGGGCTCGGAATTATCATCCCGGTTTTTCCGAAGCTAATTGAACAGCTCATCCATGGCAACATTAGCCAGGCGGCAAGCTGGGGTGGCTGGCTGTCGTTTTCGTACGCTGCCATGCAGTTCCTTTTCTCCCCAATTCTGGGTGGGTTGAGCGACCGTTTCGGGCGTCGGCCTGTCTTACTGTTTTCTCTGTTCGGATTTGGTCTCGACTACATCCTTCAGGGCTTTGCTTCCACCATTGAGTGGCTCTTTGTGGGTCGTTTGCTGGCGGGGATAACCGGGGCCAGTTTCACCACTGCTACAGCCTATATTGCCGACATCAGTACCCCCGAAAAGCGGGCACAGAATTTCGGCTTAATTGGGGCAGCTTTTGGCGTGGGCTTTATTCTTGGTCCGGCTGCCGGTGGTTTCTTAGGGCAATATGGCCCACGCGTACCGTTTTTTGTTGCAGCAGGGCTAACAATGGTCAATTTCTTATACGGCCTTTTCATTCTACCCGAATCACTGGCGCCCGAAAACAGACGCCCTTTCGACTGGCGACGGGCGAATCCGATTGGTTCCCTGATGCGACTGGGTAAATATCCCGTTATTCTGGGTTTGGTGGCGTCGTTGGTGCTAGTTTACATTGCGGGATTTGCGGTGCAGGGCACCTGGACGTTCTACTCCATGGAGAAATTCAAGTGGGACGAGAAAACCGTTGGGCTGTCGCTGGCAGCCATTGGGCTTTCTTTTGCCATTGTACAGGGTGGCTTGAGCCGGATCATCATTCCTAAACTGGGGCAGCAACGGTCGGTTTATGTCGGGTTGATGTTCAGTGCGGTTGGCTTTCTGCTGTTTGCCATCGCCACACAAAGCTGGATGATGTTTGCGTTTATGATGGTGTATGCCATGGGCGGTATTGCTGGCCCCTCTATCCAGGGAATTATTTCCAATCAGGTACCGGCCAACGAACAGGGCGAACTACAAGGCGCTTTAACCAGCCTGACCAGCACAACCTCCATTTTTGGGCCGCTCATCATGACAAACCTGTTCTCGTTTTTCACGTCGCCAGCGGCCCCAGTCTACTTACCCGGTGCTCCCTTTTACCTGGCTTCCGTGCTGGTGATAGTCAGTGCTATTTTGTCCCGGCGCGGCCTGAACCGTAGTTTGGCCGCTAGTTGA